In Setaria viridis chromosome 5, Setaria_viridis_v4.0, whole genome shotgun sequence, the genomic stretch GCGAGGGCGCGCATGACGCCGACCTGCGCCTTGAGCGCCGCGATGTAGTCGGCCGTCTCCTCCAGCAGGCCCTCCACCGCCATGTCCTCGCCGCCCGGCACCAGCTGCCGCAGCAGCgccaccttctcctccacctcttcctcctcctcctcctcttcctccggcgacgccgccttcttctgcgcctgGTGCTCGcccgtcgtcggcgccgtcACCGGCTCGAAGGAGTAGGGATCCTTCGCTGAGGCCACGGCCAGGGCGCGGCGCCCCAGCGCTCGGCCCCACTGCCGGCTGCGCGACGACCGCGCCAGCCCGAGCTCCGCGGCCGCCTTGATGCGCCGCCCGCGCTCGCAcacgagctgctgctgcttctgcttctgcttctgcttctccaTCCCTTCCTGGTCGACCGCCAGGATCGCAACGTGGTGGTCCATGCCCGGGGTTCGGGGCCAGCTACAGATCGATCCACAGGTGTGCGGTGGTGGGAATCGAGAGCGGAGAACCGGATGCCGATGGCTAATCCGCCGGACTAGCTACCGGTGCGTGTGTTTCAGCTGGATGATGAGTTTGTGCAAGTGCCGCGCCCGCTTGGCCCCGGTTATATATCCGCGCCGCGCCCCGGAGAGACGGAGCAGAGCGAGGAGAGCTTGTTGTTACTCCCAGCTCAGAGCCGAGAGCGGCTTGGCTTTACGGCGTTTTGCTGGGGATGGGAACGGGGCATGTGGGTGCCTGACCCCGTTCAGCGCATCTGCCACTGCCAGCCCGTTGCTAGGCTGTTATTGCCTAGTCAACCGGCTACGTGTAGCCGGGAGATGGTATCGTACTAGGATTGTCAATAATGCACCACACCGGGCTGTATGTACATGAGGACGAGGAGCGCATGGACGTCGTGTCAACCATCAATACgcacaccttttcttttttaaggaTCGGCGTAGAATTACAACATTATCTAGAAAATGGAAAATCCTAAGCCTATCGCACGAGTGAGCTACAGTACCGTCTCTGCGACTGCAAGCGACAGGCCTGATCGACCCGGCCTCCAGTCCAGAAGAGATCAGATAGCCACCACAACAAATAAGCCAGAGCTTTAATTTGTAGCCCCGACTAGCCCGGCCCGCGCCTGCCTGACCCATGTGTGGCGTTGTACGTTTCCGCCAGGTCCGTCGTCGTGGCCTCGCCGATCAGCCGCGCCCGCACCTGCGCGCACGTGATGCCGATGCCGCGGCGTCCTCCCTGACGCGAGTCGTAGGGCGACGACGCGCCGGGCAGATGCAAACAAACAGCTCGTGCGCGCGCACCGTCAAAAAAAAGTCCGACGCGGACGCCGTAAACCAAAACCCCGGGAGGCTATGGCTCGGGAGGCTATGGCTAGTTGGCTATCCACGGCCTTGTTTATTGCTACttcccatcatatcaaacttgcggtacatgcaaggagcactaaatgtagacgaaattaaaaactaattgtacagttttgttgtactttgcgagacgaatcttttgagtctaattagtcaatgtttggacaataattcacaaaaacaaacgaaatgctacagttgtgcatttataacaaaatgcaaactttg encodes the following:
- the LOC117855546 gene encoding transcription factor IBH1, which gives rise to MDHHVAILAVDQEGMEKQKQKQKQQQLVCERGRRIKAAAELGLARSSRSRQWGRALGRRALAVASAKDPYSFEPVTAPTTGEHQAQKKAASPEEEEEEEEEVEEKVALLRQLVPGGEDMAVEGLLEETADYIAALKAQVGVMRALACLLSGSGLDELTEKPAGLLTPEKSRCQ